A genomic region of Aspergillus oryzae RIB40 DNA, chromosome 1 contains the following coding sequences:
- a CDS encoding E1 ubiquitin-activating protein AOS1 (SMT3/SUMO-activating complex, AOS1/RAD31 component), with product MEPQSNTAQSISADEIALYDRQIRLWGVKAQEKLRSANILLITFKALANEVAKNLVLAGIGTLTIVDHETVKEEDLGAQFFVTEEHKGQNRAQAAASSIHAMNPRVQLRIDTDDIHTKQPDFFAQFDVIIATELDFAMYTTINAACRIANRPFYAAGLHGFYGFVFADLISHDFVIERSKSNVPSATQETPTRSIVNITTKKENEKVIEMVTKRETYSPLILANTSPLPEDFTRLPRKRRQVTPLLTCLRALWEFQKLSGGCMPTFSRQDLELFTKLARDGHQELKLDISTLDSEFLRTFLQNLGSELSPVAAVVGGKLAQDVINVLSVREQPIQNLLLFDGEKSIAPIYPLHPFFPPEVENAMPVIHPAANSIPLNGDLTLQQPIIPPSGASV from the exons ATGGAGCCACAAAGCAATACAGCTCAGTCTATCAGTGCAG ATGAGATCGCCTTGTATGATCGCCAGATCCGTCTTTGGGGTGTGAAAGCTCAGGAAAA GCTACGATCGGCGAATATACTTCTAATTACCTTTAAGGCATTGGCAAATGAAGTTGCTAAGAACCTCGTTCTCGCTGGTATCGGCACACTGACAATTGTTGACCATGAGACcgtcaaggaggaagatttGGGCGCCCAATTTTTCGTCACGGAAGAACACAAAGGGCAGAAT CGCGCGCAAGCGGCAGCCTCCTCAATACATGCAATGAACCCAAGAGTTCAGCTTCGGATCGATACAGATGACATACACACGAAGCAACCCGACTTTTTTGCACAATTCGATGTCATCATTGCGACAGAGTTGGACTTCGCAATGTACACCACCATAAATGCGGCATGCCGCATCGCAAATCGTCCATTCTACGCAGCAGGGCTGCACGGGTTCTACGGGTTCGTATTCGCAGATCTAATCTCACACGATTTTGTTATCGAACGATCCAAGTCAAACGTCCCTTCGGCTACCCAAGAGACTCCGACGCGGAGCATAGTTAATATcacgacgaagaaggaaaacgagAAAGTTATCGAGATGGTTACCAAGCGAGAGACATACTCGCCTCTGATTTTGGCAAATACATCTCCCCTCCCGGAAGACTTCACTCGTCTGCCACGGAAACGGCGACAGGTCACCCCACTCCTTACTTGTCTCCGAGCACTGTGGGAGTTTCAAAAGCTATCCGGAGGCTGTATGCCAACTTTCTCTCGTCAAGACCTGGAGCTCTTCACTAAACTCGCCCGTGATGGCCATCAAGAATTGAAACTGGATATTAGTACCCTCGACTCGGAATTCTTGCGCACCTTCTTGCAGAATCTCGGAAGTGAACTAAGCCCCGTTGCCGCCGTTGTCGGTGGTAAGCTAGCCCAGGACGTGATCAATGTATTGAGCGTCAGAGAGCAACCTATACAGAACCTCTTGCTCTTTGACGGCGAAAAGTCCATCGCTCCTATCTACCCCTTACACCCATTTTTCCCTCCGGAAGTTGAGAATGCCATGCCCGTCATTCATCCTGCTGCGAACTCGATCCCTTTGAACGGCGATCTTACTTTGCAACAACCAATTATTCCTCCCTCAGGAGCAAGCGTCTGA
- a CDS encoding Ytp1 family protein (predicted protein), whose protein sequence is MMLSKSYARGLLAVLLLVSPALGHGGHENVPEGAAISGEPIDSTLWVHMILMGLAFGIIFPLGMVLGVVRSRWHVPLQIVGTIVAIVAYFLGHAHKGRQFSKNIHASFANILMLMMIVQVVIGFYLKLHLSKGIHGRIRRVIVVMHGVIGKAMPVVSWAQMLFGGITAMGFCHDDHLGQCLAHFIMGSAFIAYGIMLTILLLVGQFWLRRSGRSQEFFDSLIIAAWGCVNTFTEHRWGSDWSHNDLQHTTMGIVWWCAGLLGMWLSRNRNGRPKRNLIPAIVILLTGYAMSAHPQFLEISTMIHTIFGYTLMAAGLTRIIEISFVLKDRSTLSLDGSEPNSFQYLPPFLLYASGFLFMGATEEQMQLLHDAGITHVSYVLILYSIAFVLFLFVNILLHIYAVHVWPDSGKKLPARSSSEEEEAQGATHANGSFLNGHVRSNSETQHIHDAEAYELEGLISDEEDDSKAAADSHTMGSQRVTDEESSPLVRKETTRG, encoded by the exons atgatgctgagTAAATCATATGCGCGGGGGTTACTCGCTGTATTACTTCTGGTCTCACCCGCACTGGGCCATGGTGGCCATGAAAATGTTCCCGAGGGTGCCGCTATCTCGGGAGAACCCATT GACTCGACTTTGTGGGTGCATATGATTCTGATGGGGCTTGCCTTTGGTATCATATTTCCGCTGGGAATGGTTCTAGGG GTTGTACGTTCACGATGGCACGTTCCTTTACAAATAGTTGGCACGATTGTGGCAATTGTAGCCTATTTCCTGGGACATGCCCATAAAGGCCGCCAATTCTCAAAGAACATCCATGCTTCCTTCGCAAATATTCTGATGCTCATGATGATAGTACAAGTTGTTATTGGTTTCTACCTTAAGCTGCACCTTTCTAAAGGCATCCATGGACGCATTCGCCGGGTTATTGTTGTAATGCATGGCGTTATCGGCAAGGCGATGCCAGTTGTTAGTTGGGCTCAGATGCTGTTTGGCGGCATAACCGCGATGGGCTTCTGCCACGATGATCATCTGGGACAGTGTTTAGCCCACTTTATCATGGGCAGCGCCTTCATTGCCTACGGGATCATGCTcaccatccttcttcttgtcggcCAGTTTTGGCTACGTCGCTCTGGCCGAAGCCAGGAATTTTTCGACTCGTTGATTATTGCCGCCTGGGGATGTGTCAATACTTTCACAGAACATCGGTGGGGAAGTGACTGGAGCCATAATGATCTGCAACATACCACTATGGGAATTGTCTGGTGGTGTGCTGGCCTTTTGGGCATGTGGCTGAGTCGTAACCGCAACGGTCGGCCGAAGCGGAATTTGATCCCAGCTATTGTCATTCTTCTAACTGGCTATGCCATGTCTGCCCATCCGCAGTTCTTGGAAATTAGCACAATGATTCACACTATCTTTGGTTATACACTGATGGCAGCTGGTCTAACCAGAATAATCGagatttcctttgtcttgAAGGATCGAAGCACGTTGAGCTTAGATGGCTCGGAACCCAACAGTTTCCAGTATTTGCCACCATTC CTCTTGTATGCTTCGGGCTTCCTTTTCATGGGCGCCACAGAGGAGCAGATGCAACTTTTGCATGACGCAGGAATTACTCATGTATCATACGTTTTGATCCTGTACAGCATTGCTTTCGTTCTATTCCTTT TTgtcaacatcctcctccacatctATGCCGTACACGTATGGCCTGATTCTGGGAAGAAATTGCCTGCTCGCTCCTCgagcgaagaagaggaagctcaGGGCGCCACTCACGCAAACGGCAGCTTCCTCAACGGCCATGTTCGCTCAAACTCCGAAACACAGCACATTCATGACGCAGAGGCCTACGAGCTAGAAGGCCTAATatctgacgaggaagatgacagcAAAGCAGCTGCAGACAGCCATACCATGGGTTCCCAAAGAGTCACAGATGAGGAGAGTTCTCCTCTAGTCAGAAAAGAGACTACGAGGGGTTGA
- a CDS encoding SWI5/SAE3 family protein (predicted protein), which produces MMCGDKIDATKNGNESHPTHEQQTCREKRLTSLHASVAVLEAEVVRMEAQLAETKVRLKNDPSATVQRHIRLLHEYNKIKDIGQGLMGLIADARGVRQIEVQKEYGVGDRD; this is translated from the exons ATGATGTGCGGAGATAAAATAGACGCAACTAAAAACGGTAACGAATCACATCCTACCCATGAACAACAGACATGCAGGGAAAAGCGTTTA ACCTCTCTCCATGCCTCGGTCGCAGTTTTGGAGGCTGAAGTGGTACGAATGGAAGCTCAACTGGCCGAAACAAAGGTTAGATTAAA GAACGACCCTTCTGCGACCGTCCAGCGACATATTCGTCTACTTCATGAATACAATAAGATTAAAGATATTGGACAAGGCCTGATGGGTCTCATTGCTGATGCGCGCGGAGTGCGCCAGATTGAAGTGCAGAAAGAATACGGGGTCGGTGATCGGGATTGA
- the mdr1 gene encoding ABC multidrug transporter Mdr1 (multidrug/pheromone exporter, ABC superfamily): protein MTSVEKAGGSSPATAIENEKSISNSASGSTIAPPAGKEQGTRPSSSHKSDRVGDNNDDDDALYSHLPEHEKQILKKQLDADERKVPFVALFRYASRMDILIMFISAICAIAAGAALPLFTILFGSLASAMSNRVADLISYDEFYHQLTKNVLYFVYLGIAEFVTVYISTVGFIYTGEHISQKIREHYLESILRQNMAYFDKLGAGEVTTRITADTNLIQDGISEKVGLTLTAISTFVTAFIVAYVKYWKLALICSSTIVALVLVMGGGSRFIVKYSKRSLDSYGAGGTVAEEVISSIRNATAFGTQDKLAKQYEVHLAEAEKWGVKNQLILGFMIGGMFGIMFSNYGLGFWMGSRFLVNGEVNVGQVLTVLMAILIGSFSLGNVSPNAQAFTNAVAAAAKIYTTIDRPSPLDPYSDEGETPSHVEGNIEFRDVKHIYPSRPEVTIMDGVSLKIPAGKTTALVGPSGSGKSTVVGLVERFYFPVGGQVFLDGYDIQNLNLRWLRQQISLVSQEPILFGTTIYKNIQYGLIGTKFEHESDEKIRELIENAARMANAHDFVSALPEGYETNVGQRGFLLSGGQKQRIAIARAIVSDPKILLLDEATSALDTKSEGVVQAALDKAAEGRTTIVIAHRLSTIKTAHNIVVLVDGRIVEQGTHDELVDRKGTYNSLVEAQRIKEEKDAEALDDEVEDEDEFPKEQMSRIKTADSGAASVVDVGDEKVYSGIGRSATHKSVSSAILAKKNQEKTHKYSLWSLIKFIASFNRPELSYMLIGLVFSVLAGGGQPTQAVLYAKAISSLSLGAAGPSTYGKLRHDANFWSLMFFVVGIAQFINLSINGAAFAVSSERLIRRARSKAFRTILRQDITFFDREENSTGALTSFLSTETKHLSGVSGVTLGTILMTSTTLGAAIVISLAIGWKLALVCISVVPVLLACGFYRFYMLAQFQHRSKIAYEGSASYACEATSAIRTVASLTRERDVWTVYHSQLESQGKKSLISVLKSSLLYASSQALVFFCVALGFWYGGTLLGKHEYSVFRFFVCFSEILFGAQSAGTVFSFSPDMGKAKNAAAEFKRLFDREPTIDTWSEDGKKLESVEGSIEFRDVHFRYPTRPEQPVLRGLNLTVKPGQYVALVGPSGCGKSTTIALLERFYDTLSGSVLVDGQDITQLNVNSYRSFLSLVSQEPTLYQGTIKENILLGVDQDHTPEEAVIKACKDANIYDFIMSLPEGFNTVVGNKGGMLSGGQKQRVAIARALLRDPKVLLLDEATSALDSESEKVVQAALDAAAKGRTTIAVAHRLSTIQKADVIYVFDQGKIVESGTHQELVRNKGRYYELVNLQSLGKDH from the exons ATGACCTCAGTGGAGAAAGCTGGtggctcttctccagctACTGCTATCGAAAATGAGAAGTCTATTAGCAATTCTGCTTCCGGTTCAACGATAGCTCCGCCAGCGGGCAAGGAACAGGGTACCCGTCCTTCATCCTCCCACAAGAGTGATAGAGTCGGCGacaataatgatgatgacgatgctcTTTATTCCCACCTACCAGAACATGAGaagcagatattgaagaaaCAGCTCGATGCGGACGAAAGGAAAGTGCCATTCGTTGCGCTTTTCCGCTATGCATCTCGAATGGATATACTCATCATGTTTATAAGCGCGATTTGTGCTATAGCTGCCGGTGCAGCACTACCGCTATTCACA ATCCTTTTCGGTTCCTTGGCCTCAGCCATGTCAAATAGGGTCGCAGATCTTATTTCATATGATGAATTTTATCACCAACTGACAAAGAATGTCTTGTACTTCGTATATCTTGGCATCGCTGAATTTGTCACGGTATATATCAGCACTGTTGGATTCATTTATACTGGGGAGCACATCAGCCAAAAGATCCGCGAACATTACCTCGAGTCCATCCTGCGGCAAAACATGGCCTATTTTGATAAATTGGGTGCTGGTGAAGTAACCACGCGCATCACCGCCGACACAAACCTTATCCAGGACGGTATCTCTGAGAAAGTTGGACTTACACTTACGGCCATCTCCACATTTGTCACCGCTTTTATTGTTGCGTATGTCAAATATTGGAAGTTGGCGCTGATTTGCAGCTCGACGATTGTCGCCCTTGTGTTGGTCATGGGAGGTGGGTCTCGCTTTATTGTGAAGTACAGCAAGAGATCTCTGGATAGTTATGGTGCTGGTGGCACCGTTGCAGAGGAGGTGATCAGCTCCATTCGGAATGCCACTGCATTCGGCACTCAGGATAAGCTTGCCAAGCAATACGAGGTTCACCTGGCAGAAGCAGAAAAGTGGGGAGTCAAGAACCAACTCATACTTGGCTTCATGATTGGCGGAATGTTTGGTATCATGTTCTCCAACTATGGCCTCGGCTTCTGGATGGGCTCCCGGTTCCTTGTTAACGGAGAGGTTAATGTTGGTCAGGTCCTCACTGTGTTGATGGCGATTTTGATAGGCTCCTTCAGTCTGGGAAACGTCAGCCCGAATGCTCAAGCATTTACGAATGCtgtagcagcagcagccaagaTCTATACTACCATTGATCGTCCTTCACCATTGGATCCGTACTCggatgaaggagagacaCCCTCTCACGTTGAAGGCAACATTGAGTTCCGCGACGTCAAACACATCTACCCTTCACGACCTGAAGTGACGATTATGGACGGCGTTTCCTTAAAAATACCTGCTGGCAAAACCACAGCTTTAGTAGGTCCTTCAGGCTCTGGAAAGAGTACTGTTGTAGGGTTGGTCGAGCGCTTTTACTTCCCTGTCGGTGGTCAAGTATTCCTAGATGGTTATGACATTCAGAACCTTAACCTTCGTTGGCTGCGTCAGCAAATCTCGTTGGTTAGTCAGGAACCTATCCTTTTCGGCACTACGATCTACAAGAATATCCAGTATGGACTCATTGGCACGAAATTTGAGCACGAATCAGATGAGAAGATCCGTGAACTGATCGAGAACGCGGCGAGAATGGCCAATGCTCATGACTTCGTCAGTGCTTTGCCAGAAGGGTACGAGACCAATGTCGGACAGCGCGGGTTCTTGCTATCTGGTGGTCAAAAGCAGCGAATTGCCATTGCCCGTGCCATTGTCAGCGACCCAAAGATTCTTTTGCTTGATGAAGCTACATCTGCATTGGATACCAAGTCAGAAGGAGTTGTTCAAGCTGCTCTTGATAAAGCTGCAGAAGGTCGAACCACTATTGTTATTGCTCATCGTCTATCGACCATAAAAACCGCTCACAATATTGTTGTCTTGGTCGATGGCAGGATTGTAGAACAGGGTACACATGATGAACTAGTCGATCGCAAGGGTACCTACAATAGCCTCGTAGAGGCCCAGcgcatcaaggaagagaaggatgcagaggctctggatgatgaagttgaagatgaggacgagttCCCCAAAGAACAGATGTCTCGTATTAAGACTGCTGACAGCGGTGCAGCTTCAGTTGTGGACGTTGGAGACGAAAAGGTTTACTCTGGGATCGGACGTTCTGCCACCCACAAATCGGTATCAAGCGCTATTctcgccaagaagaaccaggaGAAAACCCACAAATACTCGCTGTGGTCACTGATCAAATTCATTGCTTCTTTCAACCGCCCTGAACTAAGCTATATGTTGATTGGATTGGTTTTTTCGGTCCTTGCAGGGGGTGGTCAACCCACCCAGGCAGTCCTCTACGCTAAAGCGATCAGTTCACTCTCTTTAGGTGCAGCAGGCCCGAGCACATATGGCAAGCTCCGTCATGATGCGAACTTTTGGTCTCTGATGTTTTTTGTCGTTGGAATTGCTCAATTTATCAATCTTTCTATTAACGGTGCCGCATTTGCCGTCAGTTCCGAGAGACTCATTCGTCGCGCACGAAGCAAAGCTTTTAGAACGATTCTTCGTCAAGACATCACCTTCTTTGATAGAGAGGAAAACAGCACTGGCGCCCTaacttctttcttgtcaaCCGAAACAAAACATTTGTCGGGAGTCAGTGGTGTAACGTTGGGCACAATTTTGATGACTAGCACAACCCTTGGGGCAGCAATTGTGATCTCTCTCGCAATCGGGTGGAAATTGGCCTTGGTCTGTATCTCCGTTGTCCCAGTACTTCTGGCATGTGGATTTTACCGTTTCTACATGCTTGCTCAGTTCCAGCACCGTTCCAAGATTGCCTATGAAGGGTCTGCGAGCTACGCTTGTGAAGCAACCTCAGCCATCCGCACCGTGGCTTCTCTCACCCGAGAACGGGATGTGTGGACAGTGTATCACTCTCAGCTGGAATcccaagggaagaaaagtcTAATCTCTGTTTTGAAGTCGTCACTACTTTATGCCAGTTCACAGGCtctggttttcttttgtgtTGCGCTCGGCTTTTGGTATGGTGGCACTCTCCTCGGTAAACATGAATACTCGGTTTTCCGCTTCTTCGTCTGCTTCTCTGAGATCCTCTTTGGTGCACAGTCTGCGGGGACTGTATTCTCCTTTTCGCCAGACATGGGCAAGGCGAAGAATGCCGCAGCTGAATTTAAAAGGCTGTTCGACAGGGAACCTACCATTGATACGTGGTCGGAAGATGGCAAGAAACTAGAGTCTGTGGAAGGTTCAATTGAATTCCGCGACGTGCATTTCAGGTACCCGACTCGTCCCGAACAGCCGGTTCTTCGGGGGTTGAATTTGACCGTGAAGCCTGGTCAATATGTTGCTCTCGTTGGACCCAgtggatgtggaaagagTACTACCATTGCACTGCTTGAGCGTTTCTATGATACACTGTCCGGCTCTGTTCTTGTGGATGGCCAGGACATCACCCAACTCAATGTTAATTCCTACCGGAGCTTTTTGTCGCTGGTCAGTCAGGAGCCGACCTTGTATCAAGGAACTATCAAAGAGAATATCTTGCTAGGTGTTGATCAAGACCACACTCCCGAAGAGGCAGTGATTAAGGCATGCAAGGATGCAAATATCTATGATTTTATTATGTCTCTTCC GGAGGGATTCAACACCGTGGTTGGCAACAAAGGAGGCATGTTATCCGGTGGGCAAAAGCAACGAGTTGCTATTGCCCGCGCCCTTCTCCGTGACCCCAAGGTCCTCCTTCTAGATGAAGCTACCTCGGCTCTCGACTCTGAATCCGAGAAAGTTGTACAGGCGGCGCTGGATGCCGCCGCCAAAGGTCGAACTACGATTGCTGTTGCTCACCGACTGAGTACGATCCAGAAAGCCGATGTTATCTACGTATTTGACCAGGGCAAGATTGTCGAAAGCGGAACACACCAAGAACTGGTCCGCAACAAAGGCCGTTATTATGAACTGGTCAACCTACAAAGTTTAGGCAAGGATCActaa
- the skpA gene encoding SCF ubiquitin ligase subunit skpA (SCF ubiquitin ligase, Skp1 component), translating to MATPTLTFTSSDGVDIPVERDVAERSQLIKNMLEDLGETGEPIPIPNVNEAVLKKVIEWCTHHKNDPPSTGDDDDSRRKTTDIDEWDQKFMQVDQEMLFEIILAANYLDIKGLLDVGCKTVANMIKGKSPEEIRKTFNIQNDFTPEEEDQIRRENEWAEDR from the exons ATGGCCACTCCTACTCTAACCTTCACGAGCTCCGACGGCGTTGACATCCCTGTCG AACGTGATGTCGCCGAACGCTCGCAGCTCATTAAGAACATGCTCGAAGACTTGGGTGAAACTGGAGAGCCCATTCCTATCCCCAAC GTCAACGAAGCCGTTCTGAAGAAGGTCATTGAATGGTGCACCCATCATAAGAACGACCCTCCCAGCACcggcgatgacgatgattcCCGCCGCAAGACTACGGATATCGACGAGTGGGATCAGAAGTTCATGCAGGTTGATCAGGAAATGCTTTTCGAAATAATTCTG GCCGCCAACTACCTTGACATTAAGGGACTACTTGATGTTGGCTGCAAGACCGTTGCGAATATGATCAAGGGCAAGTCTCCTGAGGAGATTCGTAAGACCTTCAATATCCAGAACGATTTTACACccgaggaggaggatcaGATTCGTCGCGAGAATGAATGGGCAGAGGA CCGCTAA